One region of Mucilaginibacter gotjawali genomic DNA includes:
- a CDS encoding NAD(P)H-dependent oxidoreductase codes for MSLIDKLQRRYATKKFDPTKKLSAKQLDDLLSAVQLSPSSYGLQSYKVLVVEDPAIREQLREAAHGQSQITDASQVLVFASETAIDEALVNKYVDNIALTRHVDRTHLAGFENTMVGTVNRLSEDQKIAWSHKQAYIALGVLLTAAAEMGIDACPMEGFQAGKFDEILGLREKGLTVSVIAPIGFHAEDDGYSHLAKVRRPKEEMFIHV; via the coding sequence ATGTCACTCATAGATAAATTACAAAGGCGTTATGCCACCAAGAAATTTGATCCCACAAAAAAATTAAGCGCCAAACAATTGGACGACCTGCTGAGCGCTGTGCAACTTTCGCCATCTTCCTACGGTTTGCAATCCTATAAAGTATTGGTTGTTGAAGACCCGGCGATAAGGGAACAATTGCGCGAGGCCGCACATGGGCAATCGCAGATCACTGATGCATCGCAGGTGTTGGTTTTCGCTTCGGAAACGGCTATTGACGAAGCACTGGTAAACAAATACGTAGATAATATTGCATTAACCCGCCATGTTGACCGCACACACCTTGCCGGTTTTGAGAATACCATGGTAGGCACCGTAAATCGCCTGAGCGAGGACCAGAAAATTGCCTGGTCGCACAAACAGGCTTATATTGCTTTAGGCGTATTGTTAACCGCCGCTGCCGAAATGGGTATTGATGCCTGCCCGATGGAAGGTTTCCAGGCCGGTAAATTTGACGAAATTTTAGGTTTAAGAGAAAAAGGACTGACCGTATCAGTAATTGCCCCGATAGGCTTCCATGCCGAAGATGACGGCTATAGCCACCTGGCAAAAGTGCGCAGGCCTAAAGAAGAAATGTTTATACATGTTTAA
- a CDS encoding FadR/GntR family transcriptional regulator, translated as MNPVHISHRSLADEVASLLQDRILKGEYKVNQKLPVEAKLMELYGVGRSTVREAVKTLVNSGFLRVQQGKGTFIEDNTGMNEPLNQRLKRANPQHIIDVRQMLEIKIAEKAASNRTGNDISKLEHFLNKRAKAADQNLPEECIEAHINFFQVLADASKNDLLSGLYKQFLLQLKTEMLENMKDTAFFKEKRDHYQNLLDGILRQDAKKAAFWSGKINGAM; from the coding sequence ATGAACCCTGTCCACATTTCTCACAGATCCTTAGCCGATGAGGTTGCTTCGCTGCTGCAGGATAGAATTTTAAAAGGCGAATACAAGGTAAACCAAAAGCTGCCGGTAGAGGCAAAGTTGATGGAACTGTATGGCGTTGGCCGTTCTACCGTCCGCGAAGCGGTAAAGACTTTGGTGAACTCGGGCTTTTTACGTGTGCAGCAGGGTAAGGGTACTTTTATTGAAGACAATACGGGGATGAACGAACCCCTTAACCAGCGCCTGAAAAGGGCCAACCCGCAGCATATTATTGATGTGAGGCAGATGCTGGAAATAAAAATAGCCGAAAAAGCCGCCAGCAACCGCACCGGCAATGATATTTCGAAACTGGAACACTTTTTAAATAAAAGAGCAAAAGCTGCCGACCAGAATTTACCGGAGGAATGTATTGAGGCCCATATTAACTTTTTCCAGGTGCTGGCCGATGCGTCAAAGAACGACCTGCTGTCGGGCTTATACAAACAGTTCCTGCTGCAGTTGAAAACCGAAATGCTGGAGAATATGAAAGACACCGCCTTTTTTAAAGAAAAACGCGATCATTACCAAAACCTGCTGGATGGTATTTTACGGCAGGACGCTAAGAAGGCCGCCTTCTGGAGTGGCAAAATTAACGGGGCCATGTAG
- a CDS encoding biosynthetic peptidoglycan transglycosylase, producing MYRPNLKNIRLNMKYVRIAGIVLAVIFVLLLIGGYIAYTKREALLQRAITKAKQKAKKDYNLDLEIGSARFTGLGTVDFSDITVVPAQRDSLLSIKNFEVSIKLIPLIFGNVKLAEVTMQNGHLNLTDINHVKNFDFLFKKKKDTTDTHSKVNLSELSYNLINQVLYKIPDNLDVSNFLVSFTTDSASLRLLTRNAVNKDGQLTSTIDINNGAATWHFAGKMRASDKDIDVKLYADGKKVELPYVDKRYHLKVNFDTLSTRLSKVEQTGGETRIYGSWSAKNLAINQGRLSSSDIVFPKAGIEANVFVGSNYVSVDSSSVITMNKITAHPYIKYTLNPVKVYELKINTGWMEAQDFFDSLPAGIFDSLMGMQVAGKLNYSLNLFLNASDPDNVQFDSRLNKDEFRIIRYGNTDFSKLNSTFTYTPYEYGKPMPSRLIGPQNPYFTPLSDISPNLQYAVMTAEDPSFYNNNGFVEESFRKSLATNFKEKKFKRGGSTISMQLVKNAFLSREKTVARKAEEMLIVWMIQNGHIMTKDRMLEVYFNIIEWGRNVYGIGEASRYYFNKTPSELTIGESIYLASIVPHPKTGLYSFLPDGSLRPGLVGYFNLIGNLMAGHGRAQQDSSNYGFYTVRLKESLRKEAPADTTLADSLIKHDKEENGDDAPPVAAEPVKKPSFLQRIFGKKDTVARKEEPKIDPKARLKAEIEKLRNDEEQKELLIDTAGKTRKEIRQEKRRMRSEEKDQEKALKTAAGG from the coding sequence ATGTATCGCCCTAATCTCAAAAACATCCGCCTGAATATGAAATATGTTCGTATAGCGGGTATTGTACTTGCCGTTATTTTTGTTTTGCTGCTGATTGGCGGTTATATTGCCTATACCAAACGCGAGGCCCTTTTGCAACGTGCCATAACCAAAGCCAAACAAAAGGCCAAAAAAGATTATAACCTCGACCTGGAAATAGGTTCGGCAAGGTTTACCGGGCTCGGTACCGTTGATTTTAGTGATATCACTGTCGTTCCGGCACAACGGGATAGTTTGCTCAGCATCAAAAATTTTGAGGTGAGTATTAAATTAATTCCGCTGATTTTCGGCAACGTAAAACTGGCGGAGGTGACGATGCAGAACGGGCACCTTAATTTAACCGACATTAACCACGTTAAGAATTTTGATTTTTTATTCAAAAAGAAAAAAGATACGACAGATACGCATTCAAAGGTCAACCTGTCTGAACTTTCCTATAACCTGATTAACCAGGTATTGTACAAGATCCCGGATAACCTGGACGTGAGTAATTTCCTGGTATCATTTACCACAGATAGCGCGAGTTTGCGGTTACTGACCCGCAATGCGGTAAATAAAGACGGGCAGCTTACCTCAACCATTGATATTAACAACGGGGCAGCTACCTGGCATTTTGCCGGAAAGATGCGCGCGTCAGACAAGGATATCGACGTTAAATTATATGCAGACGGAAAAAAGGTGGAACTGCCGTACGTTGATAAGCGGTACCATTTAAAAGTAAACTTTGATACGCTGAGCACCCGCCTGAGCAAGGTGGAACAAACCGGCGGCGAAACCCGGATTTATGGTTCCTGGAGCGCAAAAAACCTGGCGATTAACCAGGGCCGGCTGTCTTCCAGTGACATTGTTTTTCCCAAAGCGGGTATAGAAGCCAATGTATTTGTGGGCTCGAATTATGTATCGGTCGACAGCTCGTCGGTTATTACAATGAATAAAATAACCGCACATCCTTATATCAAATATACCTTGAATCCCGTAAAGGTTTATGAGTTAAAAATCAATACGGGGTGGATGGAGGCGCAGGACTTTTTTGATTCGCTGCCTGCCGGCATCTTTGATTCGTTGATGGGTATGCAGGTTGCCGGGAAGCTGAATTATAGCCTGAACCTGTTTTTAAATGCTTCGGACCCTGACAATGTACAGTTTGATTCGCGGCTCAATAAAGATGAATTTCGTATTATCCGTTATGGTAATACTGATTTCAGTAAATTGAACAGCACATTTACCTATACGCCCTATGAATATGGCAAGCCGATGCCATCGCGGTTGATCGGTCCGCAAAACCCTTATTTTACACCGCTGAGCGACATCTCACCCAACCTGCAATATGCAGTAATGACGGCCGAAGACCCCTCGTTTTACAACAACAACGGTTTTGTGGAAGAGTCGTTCCGCAAGTCGCTGGCCACCAATTTTAAAGAAAAAAAGTTTAAGCGTGGCGGCAGTACCATTTCCATGCAGCTGGTAAAAAATGCCTTTTTAAGCAGGGAAAAAACAGTTGCCCGGAAGGCTGAGGAAATGCTGATCGTATGGATGATCCAGAACGGGCACATCATGACCAAGGACCGCATGCTGGAAGTATATTTTAATATAATTGAATGGGGCCGTAACGTTTACGGTATAGGGGAAGCCTCGCGCTATTATTTTAACAAAACACCGTCGGAACTTACCATTGGCGAAAGTATTTACCTGGCCAGTATTGTGCCTCACCCCAAAACCGGATTGTATTCGTTTTTGCCCGATGGGTCGCTCAGGCCGGGCCTGGTGGGTTATTTTAACCTGATAGGCAATTTAATGGCCGGGCATGGCCGGGCGCAGCAGGATAGCAGCAACTATGGCTTTTATACGGTACGATTAAAAGAAAGCCTGCGGAAAGAAGCGCCGGCTGATACCACGCTTGCCGATAGCCTGATTAAACATGATAAAGAAGAAAATGGTGATGATGCACCGCCGGTAGCTGCTGAGCCCGTAAAAAAACCATCCTTTTTACAGCGGATCTTCGGCAAAAAAGACACGGTTGCCAGGAAAGAAGAACCGAAGATCGATCCCAAAGCGAGACTAAAAGCCGAAATTGAAAAGTTGCGCAATGATGAGGAGCAAAAAGAGCTGCTGATAGATACCGCCGGCAAAACCCGGAAAGAGATCCGCCAGGAAAAACGAAGGATGCGAAGCGAGGAAAAAGACCAGGAAAAAGCATTGAAAACCGCTGCAGGGGGATAA